The Streptomyces sp. NBC_00162 genome window below encodes:
- a CDS encoding PIG-L family deacetylase: protein MSLASRTRLAALLATLTVGAAGVTTWAYGYGNAQEPTAPEAAFRPSVTEGTVLQVVAHPDDDLFFMNPDLSRSISTGVKVATVYLTSGESDGRNEAHSPHLEDPAGPADHAAYAEARQNGIRAAYAQMATGSRTSAWQRRSIPTAGGGAPRWTSSSPGPRSTWYGCSCVRPAASPATIRTACAACGTARFPPWAPS from the coding sequence ATGTCCCTGGCCAGCCGCACCCGCCTCGCGGCCCTGCTCGCCACGCTCACCGTCGGCGCCGCCGGGGTGACGACCTGGGCCTACGGATACGGGAACGCGCAGGAGCCAACGGCTCCCGAGGCGGCCTTCCGCCCGAGTGTGACCGAGGGCACGGTCCTCCAGGTCGTCGCGCATCCCGACGACGACCTGTTCTTCATGAACCCCGACCTGAGCCGCTCCATATCGACGGGCGTCAAGGTCGCCACCGTCTACCTGACCTCCGGCGAGTCCGACGGCAGGAACGAGGCCCACAGCCCGCACCTGGAGGACCCCGCGGGCCCCGCCGACCACGCCGCCTACGCGGAGGCCCGGCAGAACGGCATACGGGCCGCCTACGCGCAGATGGCCACCGGTAGCCGCACCAGCGCGTGGCAGCGCAGGTCCATACCCACCGCGGGCGGGGGAGCGCCGAGGTGGACGTCCTCGTCGCCAGGCCCGAGGTCAACCTGGTATGGATGCAGCTGCGTGAGGCCCGCAGCATCTCCGGCGACAATCCGGACAGCCTGCGCGGCCTGTGGGACGGCAAGGTTCCCGCCCTGGGCGCCCAGCTGA
- a CDS encoding PIG-L family deacetylase has translation MQLREARSISGDNPDSLRGLWDGKVPALGAQLTSGTPVKPWFSYTKEQAVEAIADIFAMYRPTTIRTQDPTPGRSQGGGAFLDHQDHMYGARFVQAAAERYAKATDRPHFSVQNYVSYPNSSLPPTLDPQAAEEKLGYLKTYAWTDHQDWCGSPAGCGDRKTATRPTGAGWNQTIRYSRGDGTSWMTEGVSGRLWAFAVLDGRMAYWSRSGPKTSWQGPQFLPGTGIDAGATAARLPDGRIAVFGTQTTLGATPQEYGRNAVYAVQATPDGAFGPWESLGTPDIDDISGTSAISAPAVAVDRTGRMTVYVRDSLRTLRARAQATPDGAFGAWQALGGTSLQGDPVTATDGAGRRHVYAATPQSVLAWIQPTPDAPFSGPFPTGLPATTGPLSASPQGDGVRLYFRHPGTGTVGTSLATAGAPAPTFSPVTEAGGGGGYGAVGVAGHLLAGRAGAGTVSVSGPDDAPSWYESQMLYTGAPAAMAEPDGTTVAAALGLDAGLHITTAPPAGSEPLGSRPPASPWHRAAQPSTVTQSARADSVWQR, from the coding sequence ATGCAGCTGCGTGAGGCCCGCAGCATCTCCGGCGACAATCCGGACAGCCTGCGCGGCCTGTGGGACGGCAAGGTTCCCGCCCTGGGCGCCCAGCTGACCTCCGGAACGCCGGTCAAGCCCTGGTTCTCGTACACCAAGGAGCAGGCTGTGGAGGCCATCGCGGACATCTTCGCGATGTACCGGCCGACCACGATACGGACGCAGGACCCGACGCCCGGCCGGTCGCAAGGCGGCGGCGCCTTCCTCGACCACCAGGACCACATGTACGGAGCCCGCTTCGTACAGGCCGCGGCCGAACGCTACGCGAAGGCCACGGACCGTCCGCACTTCTCGGTCCAGAACTATGTGAGCTACCCCAACAGCTCCCTGCCACCGACGCTCGACCCGCAGGCGGCCGAAGAGAAGCTCGGCTACCTCAAGACCTACGCCTGGACGGACCACCAGGACTGGTGCGGCAGCCCCGCCGGCTGCGGCGACCGCAAGACCGCGACCCGGCCCACCGGCGCCGGATGGAACCAGACCATCCGCTACAGCCGGGGCGACGGCACCTCCTGGATGACCGAGGGCGTCTCCGGCCGGCTGTGGGCCTTCGCCGTCCTGGACGGCCGGATGGCGTACTGGTCGCGCAGCGGCCCGAAGACCTCCTGGCAAGGGCCCCAGTTCCTCCCCGGCACCGGGATCGACGCGGGCGCGACGGCTGCCCGGCTCCCCGACGGCAGGATCGCGGTCTTCGGCACCCAGACCACCCTGGGTGCCACGCCCCAGGAGTACGGGCGCAATGCCGTGTACGCCGTCCAGGCCACGCCCGACGGTGCCTTCGGCCCGTGGGAGTCACTGGGCACCCCGGACATAGACGACATATCCGGCACCTCGGCGATCAGTGCACCTGCCGTCGCCGTGGACCGCACCGGCCGGATGACCGTGTACGTACGCGATTCCCTGCGCACCCTGCGCGCCCGTGCCCAGGCGACCCCGGACGGCGCCTTCGGCGCATGGCAGGCCCTCGGCGGCACCAGCCTGCAGGGCGACCCGGTCACCGCGACCGACGGGGCGGGGCGGCGCCATGTGTACGCGGCCACGCCCCAGAGCGTGCTGGCCTGGATCCAGCCGACACCGGACGCCCCGTTCAGCGGCCCCTTCCCGACCGGGCTGCCGGCGACCACCGGTCCGCTCTCGGCGAGCCCGCAGGGCGACGGCGTCCGCCTGTACTTCCGCCACCCCGGCACGGGCACCGTCGGCACGAGCCTGGCCACCGCGGGCGCGCCCGCGCCGACGTTCTCTCCGGTCACCGAGGCTGGCGGCGGGGGCGGCTACGGCGCCGTCGGTGTCGCGGGCCACCTGCTCGCGGGCCGCGCGGGCGCGGGCACGGTCAGTGTGTCGGGCCCGGACGATGCGCCGTCCTGGTACGAGTCCCAGATGCTCTACACGGGCGCACCGGCGGCCATGGCCGAGCCGGACGGCACGACCGTGGCCGCAGCCCTGGGCCTGGACGCCGGGCTGCACATCACCACGGCTCCCCCGGCCGGATCCGAGCCTCTCGGCAGCCGCCCGCCCGCCTCCCCGTGGCACCGGGCGGCCCAGCCCTCGACGGTCACGCAGTCCGCACGCGCGGACTCCGTGTGGCAGCGCTGA
- a CDS encoding DUF6056 family protein, protein MYEHCCGRRRGRPHLLLRGGPGNRPPPLLRRLLPAAGATLVAAAGALIAVGCFLGLYVRPTSDDWCAAWKARDLGVLGITSDFYMTQNGRIANAFLSGVVYGDGLAGTKILPTVIAVSFTAGLVLLGREFIRLLGGRPRVLVLTACALVVQALLYFGGTRSYQVLLWAPATISHTVPSVIGVWMLLLAIRTVRHPSAAARAAGFASAFLVGFALGTLSEPFALVSGLLAAAVGLLSLPRLGLARNWHPFTWCLLWCSGLVCGLAVLYTSPGARWRRAQQPDKASMLSAGELTGTFEDWLRMWDSVTGQWAYLGAAAVGVLLGLASGLRGPSPGQREPRRTVPRKVLIAMLLLPVPVVVLGSLAVAVGLRSGYGPSGWTYARTWTSYLVPMELALCGYGALLGAWGGRWLSGRRADAALVTGAVAAGCLALASVTALVPNVQQLTTSTVARSVAWDAQNSRIRTDAVRGATDVGYRPLHIGTLAEPFFTGNYERDWVAACVSKWYGVDRIHRS, encoded by the coding sequence GTGTATGAGCACTGCTGCGGTCGACGGCGAGGACGTCCGCACCTCCTCCTCCGCGGTGGGCCGGGGAACCGGCCGCCGCCCCTCCTGCGCAGGCTCCTCCCCGCAGCCGGGGCGACGCTCGTCGCGGCGGCCGGAGCCCTGATCGCCGTCGGATGCTTCCTCGGTCTCTACGTACGCCCCACGTCCGACGACTGGTGCGCCGCGTGGAAGGCCCGTGATCTGGGAGTCCTCGGCATCACGTCCGATTTCTACATGACCCAGAACGGCAGGATCGCCAACGCCTTCCTGAGCGGTGTCGTCTACGGCGACGGACTGGCCGGGACCAAGATCCTGCCGACGGTCATCGCCGTCTCCTTCACAGCCGGACTCGTCCTGTTGGGGCGTGAATTCATTCGGCTTCTCGGCGGCAGACCCCGGGTGCTGGTCCTGACCGCCTGCGCCCTGGTGGTCCAGGCGCTGCTCTACTTCGGGGGCACCCGCAGCTATCAGGTACTGCTGTGGGCCCCTGCCACGATCTCCCACACCGTTCCGAGCGTCATCGGCGTGTGGATGCTCCTGCTGGCCATCCGGACCGTCCGCCATCCAAGTGCCGCCGCCCGCGCGGCCGGCTTCGCCTCTGCGTTCCTCGTCGGCTTCGCGCTCGGCACCCTGAGCGAGCCGTTCGCGCTCGTCAGCGGGCTGCTCGCCGCCGCGGTCGGGCTGCTCTCCCTGCCCCGCCTCGGCCTGGCACGGAACTGGCATCCATTCACCTGGTGCCTGCTCTGGTGCTCCGGCCTCGTTTGCGGACTGGCCGTGCTCTACACCTCTCCGGGCGCCCGATGGCGCCGGGCCCAGCAGCCGGACAAGGCATCCATGCTGTCCGCGGGCGAGCTCACGGGCACCTTCGAGGACTGGCTGCGCATGTGGGACTCCGTCACCGGCCAGTGGGCCTACCTCGGAGCCGCCGCCGTCGGCGTCCTCCTGGGCCTGGCGAGCGGGCTCCGCGGGCCCTCGCCCGGTCAGCGGGAGCCGCGGCGGACCGTCCCCCGCAAAGTGCTGATCGCCATGCTTCTGCTCCCGGTGCCCGTGGTGGTGCTGGGGTCGCTCGCGGTGGCGGTGGGCCTGCGCAGCGGCTACGGCCCGAGCGGGTGGACGTACGCCCGTACCTGGACGAGCTACCTCGTGCCGATGGAACTGGCGCTCTGCGGGTACGGCGCACTGCTGGGAGCGTGGGGCGGCCGGTGGCTCTCGGGCCGTCGCGCCGACGCGGCCCTCGTGACCGGCGCCGTGGCGGCGGGCTGCCTGGCGCTGGCCTCGGTGACCGCGCTCGTCCCGAACGTCCAGCAGCTCACCACCTCCACGGTCGCCCGTTCCGTGGCCTGGGACGCCCAGAACTCCCGCATCCGGACCGATGCCGTACGGGGGGCCACGGACGTGGGCTACCGGCCCCTGCACATCGGCACTCTCGCCGAGCCCTTCTTCACGGGGAACTACGAGCGGGACTGGGTCGCGGCCTGCGTTTCGAAGTGGTACGGCGTCGACCGGATCCACCGCAGCTGA
- a CDS encoding MerR family transcriptional regulator, with translation MGRVAELADVSVRTLHHYDEIGLVRPSGRTVAGYRAYSAGDVERLREVLAYRRLGFGLREVAELVGDPSTDAVAHLRRLRGLLLERRDRADAMVEAIDRELEARARGLKVTPEEQLEMLGARLYDAIGGAYTATRRTEPRIAAQIWDALGDAQTVLNVGAGTGSYEPADRDVTAVEPSAVMRGQRPAGSAPCVAAAAESLPFEDRSFDVAMAVSTVHHWGDPIAGLHEMRRVARRVVVLTFDTDEPGWQDRFWLSRDYLPEFAGVLAEFPSLAGMAEAIGARAEPVPIPWDCADGLFEAYWRRPGAYLEDHVRRAMSVWTRVGPEAEQRAVRSLGDDLESGRWAERNSDLAGLDAADLGLRLLMA, from the coding sequence GTGGGACGCGTGGCCGAGCTGGCCGACGTGAGCGTCCGCACGCTGCATCACTATGACGAGATCGGGCTCGTTCGGCCGTCGGGGCGGACCGTGGCCGGGTACCGGGCCTATTCGGCGGGCGACGTGGAACGGCTGCGGGAGGTGCTGGCCTATCGGCGGTTGGGCTTCGGGCTGCGGGAGGTTGCGGAACTGGTCGGCGACCCGTCCACCGACGCGGTCGCGCACCTGCGCCGACTGCGCGGCCTGCTGCTGGAGCGGCGTGATCGCGCTGACGCCATGGTGGAGGCCATCGACAGGGAACTCGAGGCACGGGCGAGAGGACTGAAGGTGACACCGGAGGAACAACTGGAGATGCTCGGTGCACGGCTGTACGACGCGATCGGCGGCGCCTACACCGCGACACGGCGTACCGAGCCACGGATCGCCGCGCAGATCTGGGACGCGCTCGGGGACGCGCAGACGGTGCTGAACGTCGGGGCCGGCACCGGCTCCTACGAGCCTGCTGATCGCGACGTGACCGCGGTGGAGCCATCAGCGGTCATGCGGGGGCAGCGGCCTGCCGGCTCGGCGCCGTGCGTGGCCGCCGCCGCGGAGAGCCTGCCGTTCGAGGACCGCTCCTTCGACGTCGCGATGGCCGTCTCCACCGTTCACCACTGGGGGGACCCGATTGCGGGGCTGCACGAGATGCGGCGCGTGGCCCGCCGCGTGGTGGTGCTCACGTTCGACACCGACGAGCCCGGATGGCAGGACCGGTTCTGGCTCAGCCGCGACTACCTGCCCGAGTTCGCCGGCGTCCTCGCAGAATTTCCCTCGCTTGCCGGGATGGCCGAGGCGATCGGCGCCCGCGCCGAGCCGGTGCCCATCCCGTGGGACTGCGCCGACGGCCTGTTCGAGGCGTACTGGCGCCGACCGGGAGCGTATCTGGAGGATCACGTGCGCCGTGCGATGTCGGTGTGGACGAGGGTCGGGCCGGAGGCCGAGCAGCGGGCGGTACGAAGCCTCGGCGACGACCTCGAGTCTGGCCGGTGGGCCGAGCGCAACAGCGACCTCGCCGGCCTCGACGCGGCAGATCTCGGCCTCCGCCTGCTCATGGCCTGA
- a CDS encoding acyltransferase family protein has protein sequence MTASMDLGRAQDTVQLRIPAVLLQQQEPEPEAPSTRKGGRDLYLDLLRALALLRVVLYHNFGWFWLPLAFPSMGVMFALAGALMTRSLSRPALGVIRGRLRRLLPPMWLFGAVLITLQILDGWGPDSDGHPTWWWAKLAFWILPLSTPPFAEGLSGFHQVEHTWAEQIIVPLWYLRAYLWYVLLSPLMLWALRRLPVLTLVTPLALLIVMNTFFADQEFIYSRVWETANDFTMFGSCWILGMAHQEGLLKKVPQYVLPSIAPLIMVAGFWYLQTRPVDPTVPTDIESWPIAQALWSLGFVAILLHVSPSWEQWPRPLERWNGLISLINARAVSIYLWHQAALVVAIPLIDPSGASPSSTRTSSGCWPASGSRCWWRSRCSACWC, from the coding sequence ATGACCGCATCCATGGACCTCGGGCGCGCTCAGGACACCGTCCAGTTGAGAATCCCCGCCGTTCTGCTACAGCAGCAGGAGCCGGAACCGGAGGCACCGTCCACACGCAAGGGCGGCCGGGACCTCTATCTCGACCTGTTGCGCGCTCTGGCGCTGCTTCGCGTGGTGCTGTACCACAACTTCGGCTGGTTCTGGCTGCCCCTCGCCTTCCCGTCGATGGGCGTGATGTTCGCGCTGGCCGGCGCGCTGATGACCCGCTCGCTCAGCCGTCCCGCTCTCGGCGTGATCCGCGGCCGACTGCGCCGGCTGCTCCCGCCGATGTGGCTGTTCGGCGCCGTCCTGATCACCCTCCAGATCCTTGACGGCTGGGGCCCCGACTCCGACGGCCACCCCACCTGGTGGTGGGCCAAGCTGGCGTTCTGGATCCTGCCGCTCAGCACGCCGCCGTTCGCGGAGGGCCTGTCCGGTTTCCATCAGGTGGAACACACCTGGGCCGAGCAGATCATCGTCCCGCTCTGGTACCTGCGGGCTTACCTGTGGTACGTGCTGCTCTCACCGCTGATGCTCTGGGCGCTGCGACGACTTCCGGTGTTGACGCTGGTCACTCCACTGGCGCTGTTGATCGTCATGAACACGTTCTTCGCCGACCAGGAGTTCATCTACAGCCGGGTCTGGGAGACCGCCAACGACTTCACGATGTTCGGCTCCTGCTGGATCCTCGGCATGGCCCACCAGGAGGGGCTGCTCAAGAAGGTCCCGCAGTACGTACTGCCGTCCATCGCGCCGCTGATCATGGTGGCCGGCTTCTGGTACCTGCAGACCCGGCCGGTCGATCCGACCGTACCGACCGACATCGAGTCCTGGCCGATTGCCCAGGCCCTGTGGTCCTTGGGCTTCGTTGCCATCCTGCTCCACGTAAGCCCGTCCTGGGAGCAGTGGCCCAGGCCGCTGGAACGGTGGAACGGCCTGATCAGCCTGATCAACGCACGCGCCGTCAGCATCTACCTGTGGCACCAGGCCGCACTGGTGGTCGCCATCCCGCTGATCGACCCCTCTGGAGCGTCTCCTTCTTCTACAAGAACCTCCAGTGGCTGCTGGCCAGCCAGTGGTTCACGCTGCTGGTGGCGATCCCGCTGCTCGGCCTGCTGGTGTTGA
- a CDS encoding bifunctional polysaccharide deacetylase/glycosyltransferase family 2 protein — protein sequence MRFFMPLSLLACLLALLVLRGLATNEAFHDSRIAISVDKTTVPDNLLKGGPIIDARGTKNAQPVSYHIPDRTVVLSFDDGPSPEWTPKILELLAARNVRADFFVTGAMTTRNPELIRQIVAGGHELGVHTFTHPDLVYQSHARISWELAQTQLALAGVAGVHSALFRPPYSSDASAMDDWNYPVIKYVGARGYLTAFIDRDTDDWKRPGVEEIVKAAMPSKPGAGELILLHDAGGDRTQTITALGQIIDKLQAQGYRFTTISDALGASSATVPVHGFQLWAGKGYIWATQVAVHTLPVLVGLLALVGFLNFGRFALMLVLAPIHARRAKRRDAWGAPVTEPVTVLVPAYNELECIANTLNSLAASDYPIEVIVIDDGSSDGTADIVEEMDLPFVRLIRQANGGKSSALNTGIAAASHDIIVMMDGDTVFEPSTVHELVQPFGDPAIGAVAGNAKVGNRDSLIGAWQHIEYVLGHNLDRRMYDMLGVIQTIPGAVGAFRKEALRRVGGMSDDTLAEDTDITIAVLCDGWRIVYAEHARAWTEAPASLQQLWSQRYRWSYGSMQAMWKHRGAVTSRGPAGRFGRLGLPLVVLFGVIAPLLAPLVDLFLLYGVLFGDAPITLTSWGGFILLQAALSWYAFRLDREKPWHLISLPIQQLVYRQLMYIVLLQSAITAMTGGRLRWQKLRRTGEVAVPVEA from the coding sequence CTGCGCTTCTTCATGCCGCTGTCGCTGCTCGCTTGCCTGCTTGCGCTCCTCGTCCTGCGCGGCCTCGCCACCAACGAGGCCTTCCACGACTCCCGGATCGCGATCTCGGTCGACAAGACGACCGTGCCGGACAACCTGCTCAAGGGTGGTCCGATCATCGACGCGCGTGGCACCAAGAACGCGCAGCCCGTGAGCTATCACATCCCCGACCGCACCGTGGTTCTGAGCTTCGACGACGGTCCCTCGCCGGAGTGGACTCCGAAGATCCTGGAGCTGCTCGCGGCCCGCAACGTCCGTGCTGACTTCTTCGTGACCGGCGCCATGACCACGCGCAACCCGGAGCTGATCCGGCAGATCGTCGCGGGCGGCCACGAACTCGGCGTGCACACCTTCACCCACCCCGATCTGGTGTACCAGTCCCACGCCCGGATCAGCTGGGAGTTGGCGCAGACGCAGCTGGCGCTGGCCGGCGTCGCGGGCGTCCACAGCGCGCTGTTCCGTCCGCCGTACTCCTCCGACGCCTCGGCGATGGACGACTGGAACTACCCGGTGATCAAGTACGTGGGCGCGCGCGGCTACCTCACGGCGTTCATCGACCGCGACACCGACGACTGGAAGCGTCCCGGAGTCGAGGAGATCGTCAAGGCGGCGATGCCGTCCAAGCCCGGTGCGGGCGAGCTGATCCTGCTGCACGACGCGGGTGGCGACCGCACCCAGACCATCACCGCGCTCGGGCAGATCATCGACAAGCTGCAGGCCCAGGGCTACCGCTTCACCACCATCTCCGACGCACTCGGCGCCTCCAGCGCCACCGTGCCGGTGCACGGATTCCAGCTGTGGGCGGGCAAGGGATACATCTGGGCCACCCAGGTCGCCGTACACACCCTGCCGGTGCTGGTCGGGCTGCTGGCCCTCGTCGGCTTCCTCAACTTCGGCCGGTTCGCGCTGATGCTCGTTCTCGCACCGATCCACGCCCGCCGCGCCAAGCGGCGGGACGCCTGGGGAGCGCCCGTCACCGAGCCGGTCACCGTACTGGTCCCCGCCTACAACGAGCTCGAGTGCATAGCCAACACCCTCAACTCCCTGGCCGCCAGTGACTATCCGATCGAGGTGATCGTCATCGACGACGGCTCATCGGACGGCACCGCGGACATCGTCGAGGAGATGGACCTGCCGTTCGTCCGGTTGATCCGCCAGGCCAACGGCGGCAAGTCCAGCGCGCTCAACACCGGTATCGCGGCCGCCTCGCACGACATCATCGTAATGATGGACGGCGACACCGTCTTCGAGCCGTCCACCGTGCACGAGCTGGTCCAGCCCTTCGGCGACCCGGCGATCGGCGCGGTCGCGGGCAATGCCAAGGTCGGCAACCGCGACAGCCTGATCGGCGCCTGGCAGCACATCGAGTACGTCCTCGGCCACAACCTGGACCGCCGGATGTACGACATGCTGGGCGTCATCCAGACCATCCCCGGCGCGGTCGGCGCCTTCCGCAAGGAGGCCCTGCGGCGGGTCGGCGGGATGAGCGACGACACCCTCGCCGAGGACACCGACATCACCATCGCGGTGCTCTGCGACGGCTGGCGGATCGTCTACGCCGAGCACGCCCGCGCCTGGACCGAGGCTCCCGCCAGCCTCCAGCAGCTCTGGTCCCAGCGGTACCGCTGGAGCTACGGCAGCATGCAGGCGATGTGGAAGCACCGCGGCGCGGTGACCTCCCGCGGCCCGGCCGGGCGCTTCGGCCGACTCGGGCTGCCGCTCGTCGTGCTGTTCGGCGTGATCGCCCCGCTGCTGGCGCCGCTGGTCGACTTGTTCCTGCTGTACGGCGTGCTGTTCGGGGACGCCCCGATCACCCTCACCAGCTGGGGCGGCTTCATCCTGCTCCAGGCCGCACTGTCCTGGTACGCCTTCCGGCTCGACCGCGAGAAGCCCTGGCATCTGATCAGCCTGCCGATCCAGCAGCTGGTCTACCGGCAGCTGATGTACATCGTCCTGTTGCAGTCCGCGATCACGGCGATGACCGGGGGCCGACTGCGCTGGCAGAAGCTCCGGCGCACCGGCGAGGTCGCTGTACCGGTGGAGGCCTGA
- a CDS encoding glycoside hydrolase family 16 protein: MSKPRRTSRRRAWTALTLPALLCVLAACSGGPGDDAAAPAPSASPTPSGPPGTLFDDFQYSGPDDPSLAAHGWEVRTGGGGPGIKDTWSTAGASFPSDTTAQGGRVLQLQSSTDGTKQGTKQVEVQSTGKNLFTGTFAARVYLSDKPTSGRNGDHVVQTFFPISPSDSSENYSELDHEYLPNGGWGSVGPQLDNVSWYKADPPDRVNHTLKQRLEGWHIMMITAVDGKVTYSLDGKELFTSSGKYVPREKMDVHFSNWFIDLPFTGGPRTWGMKINWFYYKADEAVSQADVQKTVDGFYSAGTNYINTVPKS; encoded by the coding sequence GTGAGCAAGCCCCGCCGCACCTCTCGTCGCCGCGCGTGGACCGCGCTCACGCTGCCTGCCCTCCTGTGCGTACTCGCCGCGTGTTCCGGCGGCCCCGGTGACGATGCCGCCGCGCCCGCCCCCAGCGCCTCGCCGACCCCGTCCGGACCGCCCGGAACCCTGTTCGACGACTTCCAGTACAGCGGCCCCGACGACCCGTCGCTCGCCGCCCACGGCTGGGAGGTCCGTACCGGTGGGGGTGGCCCGGGGATCAAGGACACCTGGTCCACCGCTGGCGCCAGCTTCCCCTCCGACACGACCGCCCAGGGGGGCAGGGTCCTGCAGCTGCAGTCCTCCACCGACGGCACCAAGCAGGGCACCAAGCAGGTCGAGGTGCAGAGCACCGGCAAGAACCTCTTCACAGGGACCTTCGCCGCTCGCGTCTACCTCAGCGACAAGCCCACGAGCGGTCGCAACGGCGACCACGTCGTCCAGACCTTCTTTCCGATTTCCCCCTCGGACTCCTCGGAGAACTACAGCGAACTCGACCACGAGTACCTGCCCAACGGCGGCTGGGGTTCGGTGGGTCCGCAACTCGACAACGTCAGCTGGTACAAGGCTGATCCGCCGGACCGGGTCAACCACACGCTCAAGCAGCGCCTCGAGGGCTGGCACATCATGATGATCACCGCCGTGGACGGAAAGGTCACCTACTCCCTGGACGGCAAGGAGCTGTTCACCAGCTCCGGCAAGTACGTCCCGCGCGAGAAGATGGACGTCCACTTCAGCAACTGGTTCATCGACCTCCCCTTCACCGGTGGTCCGCGCACATGGGGCATGAAGATCAACTGGTTCTACTACAAGGCCGATGAGGCCGTTTCCCAGGCGGATGTCCAGAAAACGGTGGACGGCTTCTACAGTGCCGGCACCAACTACATCAACACCGTGCCGAAGTCCTGA
- a CDS encoding pyroglutamyl peptidase, giving the protein MAVASPAHAADGASACRPPASVPLDAEQDRLADARTTALVERAGFGDFVRRFPAALCTTRSPAEAERLLDSWGQALWQASVRRAQGQRHGGDLAPGDDRPLYWARLGMTAELARWQPQFTVDRAALRVRFEDASRGLTDNAFRTAPGVRRIFISGFDPFGLDAEIRRANPSGSAALQLNGRRVTLADGSPAEIRAVVLPVRYADFDAGIVERAFAPRLAAGPVSADIITTVSQGYPGIFTLEDWAGRARSADPYPDNARALSGGTRERPVTAPGLGPGPEFIRTTLPADAVTGAVQTPYPVLLNTEVTEIPAGGTAPVDRTDGPTPGSRAVAGGGGGYLSNEVAYRSNRLRAELAPHLPGGHLHTPVLTGLPADPQLLTGPEFERNESAITAEVHAVLEHAAVRR; this is encoded by the coding sequence GTGGCTGTCGCTTCGCCCGCGCACGCGGCCGACGGCGCGTCCGCCTGCCGCCCCCCGGCGTCCGTACCGCTCGACGCCGAACAGGACCGGCTCGCGGACGCCCGCACCACCGCCCTGGTCGAGCGTGCCGGGTTCGGGGACTTCGTACGGAGGTTTCCCGCCGCTCTGTGCACGACGCGCAGCCCCGCCGAGGCCGAACGGCTCCTCGACTCCTGGGGCCAGGCCCTCTGGCAGGCCTCCGTGCGGCGGGCCCAAGGACAGCGGCACGGCGGCGACCTCGCCCCCGGGGACGACCGGCCGCTGTACTGGGCGCGGCTCGGTATGACCGCTGAACTCGCCCGCTGGCAGCCGCAGTTCACCGTCGATCGGGCGGCGCTCCGCGTCCGCTTCGAGGACGCCTCCCGCGGTCTCACCGACAACGCCTTCCGGACGGCGCCCGGCGTACGAAGGATCTTCATCAGCGGGTTCGACCCCTTCGGGCTCGACGCGGAGATCCGCCGCGCCAACCCGTCCGGATCGGCTGCCCTGCAGCTCAACGGGCGGCGCGTGACCCTCGCCGACGGCAGCCCTGCCGAAATCCGCGCCGTCGTCCTGCCCGTGCGGTACGCCGACTTCGACGCCGGCATCGTGGAGCGGGCGTTCGCCCCGCGCCTGGCCGCCGGTCCCGTCTCGGCCGACATCATCACCACCGTCAGCCAGGGCTACCCCGGCATCTTCACCCTGGAGGACTGGGCGGGGCGGGCGCGGTCCGCCGACCCGTACCCCGACAACGCACGTGCCCTCTCCGGTGGCACCCGCGAGCGTCCGGTGACGGCCCCTGGCCTCGGCCCGGGCCCGGAGTTCATCCGCACCACGCTGCCGGCTGACGCGGTGACCGGCGCCGTGCAGACCCCGTACCCGGTCCTCCTCAACACCGAGGTGACCGAGATCCCGGCGGGCGGCACGGCTCCCGTCGACCGGACCGACGGCCCGACGCCGGGCTCGCGGGCCGTGGCGGGTGGCGGGGGCGGCTACCTGTCCAACGAGGTCGCCTACCGCTCCAACCGGCTGCGCGCCGAACTCGCCCCGCACCTGCCCGGCGGCCACCTCCACACCCCGGTGCTCACCGGTCTGCCGGCCGACCCCCAGCTGCTGACCGGCCCCGAGTTCGAACGCAACGAGAGCGCGATCACTGCGGAGGTCCACGCGGTCCTCGAACACGCCGCCGTGCGGCGGTAG
- a CDS encoding GNAT family N-acetyltransferase produces MSFHLETERLILRPWADSDAAEFSALLSERGKGTPTVEHTRTSIAKLLTATATTGFALLSIQRRDEGDFIGYCGLIIGRSTVEEPEIAYELFQRVHGHGYATEAASAVLDAAIATGRKRLWATVGAWNTPSFRVLEKLGFERDHVSVEDSGEVVWLTRSLP; encoded by the coding sequence ATGTCGTTCCACCTTGAGACCGAGCGGCTGATACTGCGGCCGTGGGCCGATTCGGACGCCGCCGAGTTCAGCGCCCTCCTCTCCGAACGCGGCAAGGGGACGCCCACGGTTGAGCACACCCGGACGTCCATCGCGAAGCTGCTCACCGCAACGGCGACAACCGGGTTCGCCCTGCTGTCCATCCAGCGCCGTGACGAAGGCGACTTCATCGGCTATTGCGGGTTGATCATCGGCCGCTCCACCGTAGAGGAGCCTGAAATCGCGTATGAGCTGTTCCAGCGCGTGCATGGCCATGGTTACGCCACCGAGGCGGCCAGCGCGGTGCTCGATGCCGCTATTGCGACCGGGCGGAAGCGGCTCTGGGCGACCGTCGGCGCGTGGAACACACCGTCGTTCCGTGTCCTTGAGAAGCTCGGGTTCGAGCGGGACCACGTTTCCGTGGAGGACAGCGGCGAAGTGGTGTGGCTTACACGCTCGTTGCCGTGA